A genome region from Hoplias malabaricus isolate fHopMal1 chromosome 8, fHopMal1.hap1, whole genome shotgun sequence includes the following:
- the pkd2l1 gene encoding polycystin-2-like protein 1 yields the protein MQKLNNRAESHLSTEVECELDTLGKRGWVNQAYCSTPPPVRRSISTVYNPQLLFHSSMDNTNKLSTPNPYPAENSKVHLYEKHSSSCCSAVLRAVKGLWGTTLTKDTTENRELFVRTTLRELLVYIVFLVDICLLTYGMTSSTTYYYTKVMTDLFVNSPSESGVTFLSIANMDDFWSYSQGPLLDGLYWTSWYNNRSLQSGSQSFIYYENMLLGVPRVRQLKVKNNSCKVHSDFDKEITDCFDVYSEKKEDESSFGLINGTAWQYHTEKELKGSSHWGLLATYSGGGYYQDLALTKEDSAVLLANLSSNLWLDHGTRAVFIDFSTYNANINLFCVIRLVVEFPATGGAIPSYQIRTVKLIRYITMWDYFIVGCEIVFCVFILYYIVEEILELRIHRFSYFKSIWNILDVVIILLAIVAIVFNVFRTIKVDKLLGKLLEDPGIYADFEFLAFWQTQYNNMNAVNLFFAWIKIFKYISFNKTMTQLSSTLARCATDILGFAVMFFIVFFAYAQLGYLLFGTEVISFSTFQKCIFTQFRIILGDFDYDGIERANRVLGPIYFFTYVFFVFFVLLNMFLAIINDTYSEVKEELASQKDELQITDLIKQSYAKTFMKLKLKNEKISDVQKALRSGSKELEFKDFRETLKEMGHDDHEISAAFSKFDQDGNQILDMEEQQTMKRELEEKRDALNAELHNLGVSYGKNGNLAEDQKKTNAISVTQEQFQMLVKQVLDLEFALTTTMGKIDMVMEKLGLQDTGKTNKKDTTGVQLTARNEEERPVSGGNILVNLDRALGQGSSSWSSASCLRNTGSGLYSDIGWPTVSENSTSTRH from the exons ATGCAGAAACTCAACAACCGAGCAGAAAGCCACCTGAGCACTGAGGTAGAGTGTGAACTCGACACTCTGGGGAAGAGAGGGTGGGTGAACCAGGCCTACTGCAGCACTCCTCCACCTGTCCGGCGCTCCATCAGCACCGTGTACAACCCCCAGCTCCTCTTCCACAGCTCCATGGATAACACCAACAAATTATCCACACCCAACCCATATCCAGCAGAGAACAGCAAGGTCCACCTCTATGAGAAACACAGTTCCAGCTGCTGCTCCGCTGTCCTACGAGCTGTCAAAG GACTGTGGGGAACAACACTGACAAAGGATACGACAGAGAACCGAGAGCTCTTTGTGAGAACTACCCTCAGGGAGCTACTTGTCTACATTGTTTTCCTAGTGGACATATGTCTGC TGACCTACGGAATGACCAGCTCCACTACTTACTACTACACCAAAGTTATGACTGACCTGTTTGTGAACTCACCCAGTGAAAGTGGGGTCACTTTCCTGAGCATTGCCAACATGGATGATTTCTGGAGT TACTCACAAGGCCCACTGCTGGATGGCCTGTATTGGACCAGTTGGTACAACAACAGATCTCTTCAAAGCGGGAGTCAGTCCTTCATTTACTATGAGAACATGCTGCTGGGTGTCCCTCGTGTCCGTCAGCTGAAAGTGAAGAACAATTCCTGTAAGGTGCACAGTGACTTTGATAAGGAAATCACTGACTGTTTTGACGTCTACAGTGAAAAGAAAGAAGATGAGAGCTCATTTGGACTCATCAATGGAACAGC ctGGCAGTaccacacagagaaagagctgAAGGGGTCGAGCCACTGGGGACTACTGGCCACATACAGTGGAGGAGGCTACTACCAGGATCTGGCCTTGACCAAAGAGGATAGTGCTGTTCTTTTGGCCAATCTCAGCAGCAACCTGTGGTTGGACCATGGAACCAGGGCTGTCTTCATTGACTTTTCCACATATAATGCCAACATCAATCTTTTCTGTGTTATTAG ATTAGTGGTTGAATTCCCAGCCACTGGTGGAGCAATCCCTTCGTACCAGATACGGACAGTGAAGCTGATCCGGTACATTACCATGTGGGATTACTTCATCGTTGGCTGTGAGATTGTCTTCTGTGTATTTATTCTGTACTATATCGTGGAGGAGATATTGGAACTCCGCATACACAGGTTTTCCTACTTCAAAAGCATCTGGAACATTCTGGATGTGGTGATCATATTG CTCGCTATTGTTGCTATTGTCTTCAATGTTTTTCGTACCATCAAAGTGGACAAATTACTCGGAAAACTACTGGAAGATCCAGGCATTTATGCTGATTTTGAATTCCTTGCATTTTGGCAAACTCAGTACAACAACATGAATGCTGTAAACCTGTTCTTTGCCTGGATCAAG ATATTCAAATACATCAGTTTCAATAAGACAATGACTCAGCTGTCCTCTACACTGGCCCGCTGTGCCACAGACATCCTGGGCTTTGCCGTCATGTTCTTTATCGTGTTTTTTGCCTATGCTCAGCTAGGATATCTGCTCTTTGGAACTGAGGTCATATCATTCAGCACCTTTCAAAAATGCAT ATTCACCCAGTTTAGGATCATCCTTGGAGACTTTGACTATGATGGCATTGAAAGGGCAAACAGAGTCCTTGGACCCATATATTTTTTCACCTAtgtgttctttgttttctttgtgttaCTG aacATGTTTCTGGCCATCATCAATGACACATACTCTGAGGTAAAGGAGGAACTTGCATCCCAGAAAGATGAGCTTCAGATTACAGACCTTATCAAACAG AGTTATGCCAAGACCTTCATGAAGCTGAAACTAAAAAATGAAAAGATctcagatgtccagaaggcctTACGGTCAGGGTCTAAAGAGCTGGAATTCAAAGATTTTAGAGAAACTCTGAAAGA AATGGGCCATGATGATCATGAGATCTCAGCAGCTTTCTCCAAGTTTGACCAGGATGGCAATCAGATTCTGgacatggaggagcagcagaCGATGAAACGAGAGCTGGAGGAGAAAAGG GATGCACTCAATGCAGAACTTCATAATCTTGGAGTCAGCTACGGAAAGAATGGGAATTTAGCAGAAGACCAGAAGAAGACAAATGCCATCTCAGTGACTCAAGAGCAGTTTCAAAT GTTGGTTAAACAAGTGCTTGATCTGGAATTTGCTCTGACCACCACAATGGGCAAGATCGACATGGTCATGGAGAAGCTTGGACTTCAGGacactggaaaaacaaacaaaaaagacacaACAGGAGTACAGCTGACTGCCAGGAATGAG GAGGAGAGGCCTGTGTCTGGAGGGAATATTCTGGTCAACCTCGACAGAGCCCTTGGGCAAGGGTCATCATCCTGGTCTTCAGCTTCTTGCCTGAGGAATACAGGAAGTGGTTTATATTCAGACATAGGCTGGCCCACTGTCTCAGAAAACTCCACCTCTACACGTCACTGA
- the tial1 gene encoding nucleolysin TIAR isoform X2: MEDDSHPKTLYVGNLSRDVTENLILQLFTQIGPCKSCKMITEHTSNDPYCFVEFFEHRDAAAALAAMNGRKILGKEVKVNWATTPSSQKKDTSNHFHVFVGDLSPEITTDDIRAAFAPFGKISDARVVKDMTTGKSKGYGFVSFYNKLDAENAIVHMGGQWLGGRQIRTNWATRKPPAPKSVQDSSSKQLRFEDVVNQSSPQNCTVYCGGIQSGLSEHLMRQTFSPFGQIMEIRVFPEKGYSFIRFSSHESAAHAIVSVNGTTIEGHIVKCYWGKESPDMAKNVQPVTEQVDYGQWGHWNQMYGNPQQYGQYMTNGWQVPSYGVYGQTWNQQGFGVDQSQSPAWMGGFGTQPSQAQPGPVMNQANFGMAGYQTQ; this comes from the exons ATGGAAGACGACAGCCACCCGAAAACCCT TTACGTGGGAAACCTGTCTAGGGATGTCACAGAGAACTTGATCCTCCAGTTGTTCACCCAGATTGGTCCCTGTAAAAGTTGTAAAATGATAACAGAG CACACAAGCAATGACCCATATTGCTTTGTGGAGTTCTTTGAGCACAGGGATGCTGCAGCTGCCCTAGCAGCAATGAACGGAAGAAAGATTCTGGGAAAG GAAGTCAAAGTAAATTGGGCAACAACTCCAAGTAGTCAGAAGAAAGACACGTCCA ATCATTTCCATGTATTTGTGGGAGATCTGAGTCCTGAGATCACCACTGATGATATCAGAGCTGCATTTGCCCCTTTTGGGAAAATTTC GGATGCTCGTGTGGTGAAGGATATGACAACAGGGAAATCAAAGGGGTATGGATTTGTGTCCTTCTATAACAAACTG GATGCAGAGAATGCCATAGTACACATGGGTGGTCAGTGGTTGGGTGGACGGCAGATCCGGACCAACTGGGCAACTCGAAAGCCCCCTGCCCCTAAAAGCGTGCAAGACA GCAGCTCAAAGCAGCTGAGATTTGAAGATGTTGTGAATCAGTCAAGTCCACAGAACTGCACTGTATACTGCGGAGGCATTCAGTCAGGTCTTTCAG AGCACCTTATGCGACAAACATTTTCACCTTTTGGACAAATAATGGAAATCAGGGTTTTTCCAGAGAAAGGCTACTCTTTTATCAG GTTTTCCTCCCATGAAAGTGCTGCCCATGCCATCGTGTCAGTGAATGGAACAACCATTGAAGGCCATATTGTTAAATGCTACTGGGGAAAAGAGTCACCTGACATGGCTAAAAATGTCCAGCCAGTAACAGAACAA GTGGATTATGGACAGTGGGGCCACTGGAATCAGATGTATGGAAATCCTCAGCAGTATGGGCAGTACATGACAAATGGATGGCAAGTACCATCGTATGGAGTATACGGACAAACATGGAATCAGCAGGGATTTGGAGTGGA TCAGTCACAGTCTCCTGCCTGGATGGGAGGTTTTGGGACTCAGCCCTCTCAGGCACAGCCAGGTCCAGTGATGAATCAGGCTAACTTTGGAATGGCAGGCTACCAGACACAGTGA
- the tial1 gene encoding nucleolysin TIAR isoform X1 has protein sequence MEDDSHPKTLYVGNLSRDVTENLILQLFTQIGPCKSCKMITEHTSNDPYCFVEFFEHRDAAAALAAMNGRKILGKEVKVNWATTPSSQKKDTSNHFHVFVGDLSPEITTDDIRAAFAPFGKISDARVVKDMTTGKSKGYGFVSFYNKLDAENAIVHMGGQWLGGRQIRTNWATRKPPAPKSVQDSKPITFLGSSKQLRFEDVVNQSSPQNCTVYCGGIQSGLSEHLMRQTFSPFGQIMEIRVFPEKGYSFIRFSSHESAAHAIVSVNGTTIEGHIVKCYWGKESPDMAKNVQPVTEQVDYGQWGHWNQMYGNPQQYGQYMTNGWQVPSYGVYGQTWNQQGFGVDQSQSPAWMGGFGTQPSQAQPGPVMNQANFGMAGYQTQ, from the exons ATGGAAGACGACAGCCACCCGAAAACCCT TTACGTGGGAAACCTGTCTAGGGATGTCACAGAGAACTTGATCCTCCAGTTGTTCACCCAGATTGGTCCCTGTAAAAGTTGTAAAATGATAACAGAG CACACAAGCAATGACCCATATTGCTTTGTGGAGTTCTTTGAGCACAGGGATGCTGCAGCTGCCCTAGCAGCAATGAACGGAAGAAAGATTCTGGGAAAG GAAGTCAAAGTAAATTGGGCAACAACTCCAAGTAGTCAGAAGAAAGACACGTCCA ATCATTTCCATGTATTTGTGGGAGATCTGAGTCCTGAGATCACCACTGATGATATCAGAGCTGCATTTGCCCCTTTTGGGAAAATTTC GGATGCTCGTGTGGTGAAGGATATGACAACAGGGAAATCAAAGGGGTATGGATTTGTGTCCTTCTATAACAAACTG GATGCAGAGAATGCCATAGTACACATGGGTGGTCAGTGGTTGGGTGGACGGCAGATCCGGACCAACTGGGCAACTCGAAAGCCCCCTGCCCCTAAAAGCGTGCAAGACAGTAAGCCCATCACATTTCTAG GCAGCTCAAAGCAGCTGAGATTTGAAGATGTTGTGAATCAGTCAAGTCCACAGAACTGCACTGTATACTGCGGAGGCATTCAGTCAGGTCTTTCAG AGCACCTTATGCGACAAACATTTTCACCTTTTGGACAAATAATGGAAATCAGGGTTTTTCCAGAGAAAGGCTACTCTTTTATCAG GTTTTCCTCCCATGAAAGTGCTGCCCATGCCATCGTGTCAGTGAATGGAACAACCATTGAAGGCCATATTGTTAAATGCTACTGGGGAAAAGAGTCACCTGACATGGCTAAAAATGTCCAGCCAGTAACAGAACAA GTGGATTATGGACAGTGGGGCCACTGGAATCAGATGTATGGAAATCCTCAGCAGTATGGGCAGTACATGACAAATGGATGGCAAGTACCATCGTATGGAGTATACGGACAAACATGGAATCAGCAGGGATTTGGAGTGGA TCAGTCACAGTCTCCTGCCTGGATGGGAGGTTTTGGGACTCAGCCCTCTCAGGCACAGCCAGGTCCAGTGATGAATCAGGCTAACTTTGGAATGGCAGGCTACCAGACACAGTGA